The Ruania alba genome has a window encoding:
- a CDS encoding DUF4386 domain-containing protein produces the protein MTTTTATSPVPNALDPDQQARVRTARITGLLYLGLGVTGVLGFLVIRSQLFVAGDAAATLANLQAHPVLTRAGVALEMGVVITQTLTALWFYRLFRGVSPFAAGALAVFGLMNAVAQTGSAAFLAAAAGVAADPATAIAGDAAGSVQLFSTIAEHFWSAGTPFFGLWLLPMGHLILTSGWLPAPLGWLLLVGGAGYLLSAFVATLVPEAETVAGLLTAPATVGELWTLGYLIAVGVRRAPAAR, from the coding sequence ATGACCACGACCACCGCCACGTCCCCCGTCCCGAACGCTCTCGACCCGGACCAGCAGGCACGCGTCCGGACTGCCCGGATCACCGGCCTGCTCTACCTCGGCCTCGGCGTGACCGGAGTCCTGGGGTTCCTGGTGATCCGCAGCCAGCTGTTCGTCGCCGGCGATGCGGCCGCCACCCTGGCGAATCTGCAGGCGCACCCCGTCCTCACCCGGGCGGGCGTCGCGCTGGAGATGGGGGTGGTGATCACCCAAACCCTCACTGCCCTGTGGTTCTACCGCCTCTTCCGCGGCGTGAGCCCGTTCGCCGCAGGCGCCCTCGCCGTCTTCGGGCTGATGAATGCGGTGGCCCAGACCGGCAGCGCAGCCTTTCTCGCCGCGGCGGCCGGCGTGGCCGCCGACCCGGCCACCGCGATCGCCGGGGACGCGGCCGGCTCGGTCCAGCTCTTCTCCACCATCGCCGAGCACTTCTGGAGCGCCGGCACCCCGTTCTTCGGACTCTGGCTGCTCCCGATGGGCCACCTGATCCTCACCTCCGGCTGGCTCCCGGCACCGCTCGGCTGGCTCCTCCTGGTGGGCGGGGCGGGCTACCTCCTCAGCGCCTTCGTCGCCACCCTCGTCCCCGAGGCGGAGACCGTCGCCGGCCTGCTCACCGCGCCCGCCACGGTCGGTGAACTGTGGACCCTGGGGTACCTGATCGCCGTCGGGGTTCGACGGGCCCCGGCGGCGCGATAG
- a CDS encoding TetR/AcrR family transcriptional regulator has translation MAAGRVRPPLSRDRVLAAASTLADADGLSAVTMRRVAAELDVEAMSLYHHVRGKEELLDGLVESVVGEIEAAVGRTNPPGSPSADPVAQDWRAALRRRCLTARTVMVRHPWAPGLIGSRSTIPAPLYPYFEAILATLIGGGFSYHLAHQALHSLGSMALGFAQELFSPTDAGGTLDEDAAEAEFAAMAERLPHLTAMVAAELHDHDEDPLGWCDSQNEFEFTLDLLLDGLARRLEAVDPSR, from the coding sequence ATGGCTGCCGGGAGGGTGCGCCCGCCGCTGAGCCGGGATCGGGTGCTGGCCGCGGCATCGACGCTCGCCGACGCCGACGGGCTGTCGGCGGTGACGATGCGCCGAGTGGCGGCCGAGCTGGATGTCGAGGCGATGTCGCTCTATCACCACGTGCGCGGCAAGGAGGAGCTGCTGGACGGGCTCGTGGAGTCCGTGGTCGGCGAGATCGAGGCCGCGGTGGGGCGCACGAACCCGCCGGGGTCACCGAGCGCCGACCCCGTGGCCCAGGACTGGCGTGCTGCGCTCAGGCGACGGTGCCTGACAGCGCGCACGGTGATGGTGCGTCATCCTTGGGCGCCGGGGCTGATCGGGTCGCGGTCGACGATCCCGGCCCCCCTCTATCCCTACTTCGAGGCGATCCTCGCCACCCTGATCGGGGGCGGCTTCAGCTATCACCTGGCGCACCAGGCGTTGCACAGCCTGGGCAGCATGGCGCTCGGCTTCGCGCAGGAGCTGTTCAGCCCCACCGACGCCGGCGGGACGCTCGACGAGGACGCTGCGGAGGCCGAGTTCGCGGCGATGGCCGAACGGCTCCCGCACCTGACCGCGATGGTGGCCGCCGAGTTGCACGACCACGACGAGGACCCGCTCGGTTGGTGCGACTCGCAGAACGAGTTCGAGTTCACCCTCGACCTGCTCCTGGACGGTCTGGCGCGGAGGCTCGAGGCGGTCGACCCGTCGCGGTGA
- a CDS encoding DUF3107 domain-containing protein — protein MEITIGVKHINRELTLEVGEDADAVVAAVTEALAKSADGDAGAVLDLTDEKGRRVVVPVATLGFVEIGAQTPRPVGFGAL, from the coding sequence GTGGAGATCACGATCGGCGTCAAGCACATCAACCGCGAGCTGACCCTGGAGGTGGGTGAGGACGCCGACGCCGTGGTCGCCGCCGTGACCGAGGCGCTCGCGAAGTCCGCCGACGGCGATGCCGGCGCGGTCCTGGACCTCACCGACGAGAAGGGCCGCCGGGTCGTGGTGCCGGTCGCAACCCTCGGGTTCGTCGAGATCGGCGCCCAGACCCCGCGCCCGGTGGGCTTCGGGGCTCTCTGA
- a CDS encoding DUF3152 domain-containing protein produces the protein MTSHESRRKRVRFVAPVGLLVLLLGMVSAEGPSAIPDPDDAAQTEVLRAPVTSRGSDRDPAPSDGREADPTPTAWPSMRIPDWPGEVEAGNESAEDTSAESEQPEEPELTAAERADQRAGVLDREVPRSASGQLLVVDGETAAPEGADRVIHVRVEVEDGLAVEPETFAAYVMTVLNDPRGWGHDGSVAFARTDGDPDMRVVLASPDLTDELCAPLDTGGEYSCGREGHAVLNAVRWAQSTDSFLAEAGIGTYRQYLVTHEVGHLLGYPHEDCPGAGERAPVMQQQTITLDGCTPNGWVAP, from the coding sequence ATGACCAGTCACGAGTCCAGGCGCAAGCGGGTGCGGTTCGTCGCGCCCGTGGGCCTGCTCGTGCTGCTCCTCGGGATGGTCAGCGCCGAGGGTCCGAGCGCTATTCCCGATCCGGACGACGCCGCGCAGACAGAGGTGCTCCGCGCCCCGGTCACGAGCCGTGGAAGCGACCGCGATCCGGCGCCGTCGGACGGTCGTGAGGCTGATCCGACCCCCACGGCCTGGCCGTCGATGCGCATTCCCGACTGGCCGGGCGAGGTCGAAGCAGGGAACGAGTCCGCTGAGGACACCTCAGCGGAGTCGGAGCAGCCGGAAGAACCGGAGTTGACCGCGGCCGAGCGTGCCGACCAGCGCGCCGGTGTGCTGGACCGCGAGGTGCCGCGGTCCGCCTCCGGGCAGCTGCTCGTGGTCGACGGCGAGACCGCGGCCCCCGAAGGAGCCGACCGGGTGATCCACGTGCGGGTCGAGGTGGAGGACGGGCTCGCCGTGGAGCCGGAGACCTTCGCCGCGTACGTGATGACCGTCCTGAACGATCCGCGCGGCTGGGGTCACGACGGGTCGGTGGCCTTCGCCCGCACCGACGGCGACCCCGACATGCGCGTGGTGCTCGCCTCTCCTGACCTCACCGACGAACTCTGTGCGCCCCTGGACACCGGCGGTGAGTACTCCTGCGGGAGAGAGGGGCACGCCGTTCTCAACGCGGTGCGCTGGGCGCAGAGCACCGATTCCTTCCTCGCCGAGGCGGGGATCGGGACCTACCGCCAGTACCTCGTCACCCATGAGGTCGGACATCTGCTCGGCTACCCGCACGAGGACTGCCCCGGCGCCGGCGAGCGGGCACCGGTGATGCAGCAGCAGACCATCACCTTGGACGGGTGCACGCCGAACGGGTGGGTCGCTCCGTAG